In a single window of the Raphanus sativus cultivar WK10039 chromosome 9, ASM80110v3, whole genome shotgun sequence genome:
- the LOC130500374 gene encoding protein LIGHT-DEPENDENT SHORT HYPOCOTYLS 7-like, translated as MASPSNKGKGIAERSSSQPQPQPQPQPQPQPEPQQPQSPPNPPALSRYESQKRRDWNTFCQYLRNQQPPVHISQCGSNHILDFLQYLDQFGKTKVHVHGCTFFGQVEPAGQCICPLKQAWGSLDALIGRLRAAYEENGGLPERNPFAGGGIRVFLREVRDSQAKARGVPYKKRKKKKRNPMKSGDGTTGTSSSNLPS; from the coding sequence ATGGCTAGTCCTAGCAACAAAGGCAAAGGCATAGCAGAACGATCATCCTctcaaccgcaaccgcaaccccaaccgcaaccgcaaccgcaaccggaACCGCAACAACCACAGTCACCTCCTAACCCACCAGCGTTGAGCCGGTACGAGTCACAGAAACGGCGAGACTGGAACACGTTTTGTCAATACCTTCGTAACCAGCAGCCACCGGTTCACATCTCACAGTGCGGTTCGAACCACATCCTAGACTTCCTACAGTATCTTGACCAGTTCGGAAAGACAAAAGTTCATGTCCATGGATGTACTTTTTTCGGACAAGTTGAGCCGGCTGGACAGTGTATCTGTCCTCTAAAACAAGCGTGGGGGAGTTTAGATGCTTTGATCGGACGGCTGAGAGCCGCTTACGAGGAGAACGGAGGGTTGCCGGAGAGAAACCCTTTTGCCGGCGGTGGAATTAGGGTTTTTCTTAGGGAAGTGAGAGATTCACAGGCCAAGGCAAGAGGAGTTCCGtacaagaaaaggaagaagaagaagaggaatcCTATGAAGAGTGGAGATGGTACTACAGGAACTAGTAGCTCCAACTTGCCATCTTAG